Genomic window (Nitrososphaera sp.):
GGCGAGGTTTAGTCTCGACATCACCAGAGCAAGGAACTTGCTCCAGTACAGGCCAATTGGACTGCAGGAAGGCTTAAGTAAAACAATACGATCCATTAATGATTCATATGGAAGATACTAACAGAAAAATTAGCCAAAAATTGGATGGTATGGCTAGCCAGTCTCGGCCCGATACCAAGGTTCTAAAAAAGATCCCAAGTTCGGCCCCATTTTTCGACGATAAAGATATTGAAGAGATTCTCGGCGAAGTAAGAAAGATTCTAAAGAGCAAGCGGCTCGTTCTTGGCCCTTACAACAAAGAGTTTGAAGATTCCTTTAGCAGATATATCGGCACCAAATACTCCGTAGCCGTTAGCAGCGCGACTGCAGCGCTTGAAATCGTGTTAAGATACATTGACATACGAGACGCAGAAGTTATTGTTCCAACGAACACTTTCATTGCCTGTCCCAACTCAGTCCTTGCGGCCGGAGGCAAGCCGGTCTTTGGCGACGTCGACCCGCAGAGTTTTTGCATGGATATTGAGGACGTCAAGAGAAAGATAGGGTCAAAAACAAAGGCCATCATGCTTGTCCATCTCGCCGGACTTCCTCAGCCGGGCATTGACGAACTAAAAGAAATCTGCTCTGATAACAACATCCAACTTTTCGAAGACGCTTCCCACGCCCATGGAGCAAGCTATGGATCACGCAAAGTCGGCTCGGTCGGGATGGCAGGATGCTTCAGCCTGTTTGCCACCAAAATCCTAAGCACTGGGACAGGAGGGATTCTTACAACGGACGACGAAAAATTGCGAAATTTTGCCGAGGCACTTAGGCACCAGGGCGGAATTGGCGGAGAGGGCCAGATAGAGGTATTCGACAAGTACGGCTACGACTGGATGATGAGCGAAGTTACGGCGGCAATCGGGATCTCGCAACTGAACAAACTCGACAGGCAGCTTGAACAGAGGAGATTGATTGCTGAATCATACCGAAAGCATCTGCGTCCCATCGCAGGCGTCAAACCACTGAAGCCCTTTGATGGGCTCAACAGCTCGCATTGGAAGTTTATAGTTGTCCTGGACGACAAGATGGA
Coding sequences:
- a CDS encoding DegT/DnrJ/EryC1/StrS family aminotransferase — encoded protein: MASQSRPDTKVLKKIPSSAPFFDDKDIEEILGEVRKILKSKRLVLGPYNKEFEDSFSRYIGTKYSVAVSSATAALEIVLRYIDIRDAEVIVPTNTFIACPNSVLAAGGKPVFGDVDPQSFCMDIEDVKRKIGSKTKAIMLVHLAGLPQPGIDELKEICSDNNIQLFEDASHAHGASYGSRKVGSVGMAGCFSLFATKILSTGTGGILTTDDEKLRNFAEALRHQGGIGGEGQIEVFDKYGYDWMMSEVTAAIGISQLNKLDRQLEQRRLIAESYRKHLRPIAGVKPLKPFDGLNSSHWKFIVVLDDKMDRNKVRATMRQKFMTDAGILYPTLCHLQPLYAELGYKPGLCPVGEEVMKHQLTLPINPYMTDDDVQIVCNSLAETINN